A region from the Triticum urartu cultivar G1812 chromosome 1, Tu2.1, whole genome shotgun sequence genome encodes:
- the LOC125538410 gene encoding myb-related protein Zm38-like, translating into MGRAPCCDKARVKRGPWSPEEDEQLRSYVRANGVGGNWIALPHKAGLNRCGKSCRLRWLNYLRPDIRHGGYTEQEDRVICSLYASIGSRWSIIASKLPGRTDNDVKNYWNTKLKKKVMPMPMPMPGPHYHHHAGLGAFSAPATPSGPAGSWSQCVPSTLQPAALSPAASGSSSVDTTSSGGDMCFAPAGMYQPHHPMQGFVHVDSSPQTVLAPMPLDVPAATGIWAPSMPAASDVGGVALEDAFLADLGAYGDLLLGGFGGQLLQDNKATAAMELPGACYFPNMAEMWAADHAHAHAKPPQGLCNTFT; encoded by the exons ATGGGGCGCGCGCCGTGCTGCGACAAGGCGAGAGTGAAGCGGGGGCCGTGGTCGCCGGAGGAGGACGAGCAGCTGCGGAGCTACGTCCGGGCTAATGGCGTCGGCGGCAACTGGATCGCCCTGCCGCACAAAGCAG GGCTGAACCGGTGCGGCAAGAGCTGCCGCCTGCGGTGGCTCAACTACCtgaggccggacatccggcacgGCGGCTACACGGAGCAGGAGGACCGCGTCATCTGCTCCCTGTACGCCTCCATCGGCAGCCGCTGGTCCATCATCGCCTCCAAGCTCCCCGGCCGCACCGACAACGACGTCAAGAACTACTGGAACACCAAGCTCAAGAAGAAGGTCATGCCCATGCCCATGCCCATGCCTGGCCCTCACTACCACCACCACGCCGGCCTCGGGGCCTTCTCCGCGCCCGCGACGCCGTCAGGTCCTGCCGGGTCTTGGAGCCAATGCGTGCCGTCCACCCTGCAGCCCGCCGCACTCTCGCCGGCGGCGTCCGGCTCCTCCTCCGTCGACACCACCTCATCAGGCGGCGACATGTGCTTCGCCCCCGCCGGCATGTACCAGCCGCACCACCCCATGCAGGGGTTCGTGCACGTAGACTCGTCGCCCCAGACCGTGCTCGCGCCCATGCCACTAGACGTCCCCGCCGCCACCGGCATCTGGGCGCCGTCCATGCCTGCAGCGAGTGACGTCGGTGGCGTGGCGCTGGAGGACGCGTTCCTCGCCGATCTCGGCGCCTACGGCGACCTGCTGCTCGGCGGGTTCGGCGGACAGCTGCTGCAGGACAACAAGGCCACCGCCGCCATGGAGCTCCCCGGGGCGTGCTACTTCCCCAACATGGCCGAGATGTGGGCCGCCGACCACGCCCACGCCCACGCCAAGCCGCCGCAGGGCCTCTGCAACACGTTCACATAG
- the LOC125528099 gene encoding syntaxin-71, giving the protein MTVIDILTRVDAICQKYDKYDAEKLNGANVAGEDPFARLYGSVDAEISQCVEKAEAARQEKNRATVVALNAEIRRAKAKLLEEDLPKLQRLALKKVKGLTKEELATRSDLVAALPDRIQSIPDGSSSATKKNGGWGASGSRPGGGVKFDSTSDGNFDDEYFKGTEESNKFRQEYEMRRMKQDEGLDVIGEGLATLKNMASDMNEELDRQVPLMDEMDDKVDRANADLKNTNVRLKQTILQMRSSRNFCVDIILLCIILGIAAYLYNVLKK; this is encoded by the exons ATGACGGTGATCGACATCCTCACGCGGGTGGACGCCATCTGCCAGAAGTACGACAAGTACGACGCCGAGAAGCTCAACGGCGCCAACGTCGCCGGCGAGGACCCCTTCGCCCGCCTCTACGGCTCCGTCGACGCCGAGATCTCCCAGTGCGTGGAG AAAGCGGAGGCGGCGAGGCAGGAGAAGAACCGGGCCACGGTCGTCGCGCTCAACGCCGAGATCCGCCGCGCCAAGGCCAAGCTCCTCGAGGAGGACCTGCCCAAGCTGCAGCGCCTCGCGCTCAAGAAG GTCAAAGGGCTCACAAAGGAGGAACTTGCTACCCGTAGTGATCTGGTTGCCGCCTTGCCTGATAGAATTCAATCAATACCGGATGGTAGTTCTAGTGCGACAAAGAAAAATGGAGGTTGGGGAGCCTCAGGATCCCGTCCTGGTGGAGGCGTCAAGTTCGACTCTACTTCTG ATGGAAACTTTGATGATGAGTACTTTAAGGGGACTGAAGAATCAAATAAATTTCGTCAGGAATATGAGATGCGTAGAATGAAGCAG GATGAAGGTTTGGATGTTATTGGTGAAGGGCTGGCAACTCTGAAGAACATGGCATCGGATATGAATGAG GAATTGGATAGGCAAGTTCCCTTGATGGATGAAATGGATGACAAG GTGGATAGAGCCAATGCAGATCTGAAGAATACCAACGTGAGGCTAAAGCAGACCATTCTTCAG ATGAGATCCAGTCGCAACTTCTGCGTCGACATTATCCTGCTCTGTATCATACTTGGTATCGCTGCCTACCTTTACAA TGTGCTTAAGAAGTGA
- the LOC125528109 gene encoding uncharacterized protein LOC125528109, translated as MAGASFFDRMVSQLRSTSKYYTGYPKDLGPSRIIPFTSERQFVQLLHEGRPVVVAFTIKCTYTQHLDKVLEEAAATFYPHIKFVRVECPKYPGFCLTRQKTEYPFLEVFYNPEQAANPGKIVDPSITKYSAKVLPFNYDQSVYGFREYFKKYGFKYSEAN; from the exons ATGGCCGGCGCGTCATTTTTCGATCGGATGGTTTCCCAGCTTCGGTCGACATCCAA GTACTACACTGGATATCCTAAGGATCTAGGGCCATCAAGAATCATACCGTTCACATCAGAGCGTCAGTTTGTGCAGCTATTACATGAAGGACGGCCTGTAGTTGTGGCCTTTACCATTAA GTGCACTTATACACAGCATCTTGACAAAGTACTAGAGGAAGCTGCTGCTACATTTTATCCTCATATAAAGTTTGTTCGG GTGGAATGCCCAAAGTATCCTGGGTTTTGCCTCACGAGGCAAAAGACTGAGTATCCATTTCTTGAAGTATTTTACAACCCAGAACAG GCTGCTAACCCAGGTAAGATCGTGGATCCGAGCATCACGAAATACTCCGCAAAAGTCCTACCT TTCAACTATGACCAGAGCGTGTATGGATTTCGAGAGTATTTTAAGAAGTATGGGTTCAAGTATTCCGAAGCAAACTAG